In Patescibacteria group bacterium, a single window of DNA contains:
- the rpmC gene encoding 50S ribosomal protein L29, which produces MKAKELKDLRTKEKSELLKMVRSAKMELINLTGKMYAGKEKNLKKTRNMRKEIAQLLTIAKEMKEVKKK; this is translated from the coding sequence ATGAAAGCAAAAGAATTAAAAGATTTGAGAACAAAAGAAAAAAGCGAATTATTGAAAATGGTTAGGAGCGCAAAAATGGAACTTATTAATTTAACAGGAAAAATGTATGCAGGAAAAGAAAAGAATTTAAAGAAAACTAGAAATATGAGAAAAGAAATTGCACAATTATTAACAATTGCAAAAGAGATGAAGGAGGTAAAGAAAAAATAA
- the rpsS gene encoding 30S ribosomal protein S19 produces MSRSSKKGPYVDDRLLKKVDKGMGTKGNAIKTWSRDSQIPPAFVGKYFQVHNGHIFIEVFISEDMVGHRLGEFSPTRTFHGHGQIVKRTMDKT; encoded by the coding sequence ATGAGCAGAAGTAGTAAAAAAGGACCATACGTAGACGATAGACTTTTAAAGAAGGTCGACAAGGGTATGGGAACAAAAGGAAATGCAATTAAGACTTGGAGCCGTGATAGCCAAATCCCACCAGCATTTGTTGGAAAGTATTTCCAAGTACATAATGGTCATATTTTTATTGAAGTATTTATAAGCGAAGATATGGTAGGACATCGCCTTGGTGAATTTTCACCAACACGTACATTCCATGGACATGGACAAATTGTGAAGAGAACAATGGATAAGACATAA
- the rplB gene encoding 50S ribosomal protein L2 translates to MIIGSLSKRRFVLKKHSGRSKGKVTVRHQGGRNKRFFREIDFNRHIKEGVQGTVVAIEVDPNRNARIALVHYTDGDKRYIIAPNGLKIGQKVMASENASLEIGNATALSKIIIGTQIHNIEISPNKGGQIVRGAGSVAILQGKEDYYVLVKMPSGEIKRFNPQSWASIGQVGNIEVANQRIRKAGINIRRGIRPTVRGVAQDPHSHPHGGGEGRSGVGLKYPKTPWGKPAVGKTRRHGKYSDKLVVSGRKLGKHH, encoded by the coding sequence ATGATAATAGGGAGTTTATCGAAGCGCCGCTTCGTATTAAAGAAACATTCCGGAAGATCTAAAGGAAAAGTTACTGTTCGCCATCAAGGAGGACGAAACAAAAGATTTTTCAGAGAAATTGATTTTAACAGGCATATTAAAGAAGGGGTCCAGGGAACTGTAGTTGCAATTGAGGTTGATCCAAATCGAAATGCAAGGATAGCACTTGTCCATTATACAGACGGAGATAAAAGATATATAATTGCACCTAATGGCCTTAAAATTGGGCAGAAAGTAATGGCTAGCGAAAATGCATCTCTTGAAATAGGAAATGCAACAGCCCTTTCTAAAATCATTATTGGTACACAAATACACAATATTGAAATAAGTCCAAATAAAGGCGGACAGATTGTAAGAGGAGCAGGATCAGTTGCGATTTTACAAGGAAAAGAAGATTATTATGTCTTGGTTAAAATGCCAAGCGGGGAAATTAAAAGATTTAATCCGCAGTCATGGGCGAGCATTGGACAGGTTGGAAATATTGAGGTTGCAAACCAAAGAATTCGAAAAGCTGGAATTAACATAAGACGAGGAATACGACCGACAGTAAGAGGAGTTGCTCAAGATCCTCATTCTCATCCACACGGAGGGGGAGAAGGAAGAAGCGGAGTTGGACTTAAATATCCAAAGACCCCTTGGGGAAAGCCAGCTGTTGGAAAAACAAGACGACATGGTAAATATTCTGATAAACTTGTTGTTTCAGGACGAAAGTTAGGAAAACATCATTAA
- the rplR gene encoding 50S ribosomal protein L18 — protein MKKTNKTEQRFRLSVFRSNKFIYAQVIDDIKGHTIAAAKGTDAVKVGEEVAEKAIKAKAKKITYDRRKYRYHGKVKALADAARAKGLEF, from the coding sequence ATGAAAAAAACTAACAAAACTGAACAAAGATTTAGACTTAGTGTATTTAGAAGTAATAAATTTATTTATGCTCAAGTGATTGATGATATTAAAGGACATACAATTGCAGCAGCAAAAGGAACTGATGCAGTAAAAGTTGGAGAGGAAGTTGCAGAAAAAGCAATTAAGGCAAAAGCTAAAAAGATTACATATGACAGACGCAAATATAGATATCATGGAAAAGTTAAAGCTTTGGCTGATGCAGCTCGTGCGAAAGGATTAGAATTTTAA
- the rpsQ gene encoding 30S ribosomal protein S17, with protein MKIFTGKVVATKNAKTATIEVERFVTHPIYDKKIKRSRTFQVHDEIGVNVGDVVNFIASKPHSKTKKWEIYVEGKK; from the coding sequence ATGAAAATATTTACAGGAAAAGTAGTAGCAACTAAGAATGCAAAGACGGCAACTATTGAAGTTGAACGTTTTGTAACGCATCCAATATATGACAAGAAAATTAAAAGATCACGAACTTTCCAAGTTCATGATGAAATTGGAGTAAATGTTGGGGATGTTGTGAATTTTATAGCGAGTAAACCACATAGCAAGACAAAAAAGTGGGAAATTTATGTGGAGGGTAAGAAATGA
- the rplE gene encoding 50S ribosomal protein L5: MSLQEDYKKTIKDELVKEFAIKNVMAIPKLTKIVVNCGTGEALKSKEIATQIAEDLATITGQKVKITKARVSIAGFNLRLGMNVGMVVTLRGKRMYDFYEKLVKIVLPRLRDFRGVPLKSFDQAGNYTLGIVEHTVFPEIDLAKVTNPRGMEITFVTNVKNVEQSRKLLELMGMPFEKLERRNISK; encoded by the coding sequence ATGAGTTTACAAGAAGATTATAAAAAAACAATTAAAGATGAGTTAGTTAAAGAATTTGCTATTAAAAATGTGATGGCAATTCCAAAATTGACTAAAATTGTTGTGAACTGCGGAACTGGAGAAGCTTTGAAGAGTAAAGAAATTGCAACACAAATTGCAGAAGATTTAGCAACAATTACTGGGCAAAAAGTAAAAATTACTAAAGCAAGAGTTTCGATTGCAGGATTTAATTTGAGACTTGGAATGAATGTGGGAATGGTTGTGACACTTCGCGGAAAGCGAATGTATGATTTTTACGAAAAATTGGTTAAAATAGTGCTTCCAAGACTAAGAGATTTTAGAGGAGTGCCTTTGAAAAGTTTTGATCAGGCAGGAAATTATACTTTGGGAATTGTAGAGCATACAGTTTTTCCTGAAATTGATTTGGCAAAAGTTACAAATCCACGAGGAATGGAAATCACTTTTGTAACAAATGTAAAAAATGTAGAGCAATCGAGAAAATTATTGGAATTAATGGGAATGCCGTTTGAAAAACTTGAAAGGAGAAATATAAGCAAATAA
- the rplW gene encoding 50S ribosomal protein L23 yields MKIMPIMTEKSMKLSKNNIYTFWMPVALTKTEIKNLIAKNFKVEVVDIKTVNYKARKHRNMRGQEQKVKAAKKAIVVLKEGQKLDFFEEEKKVTKKAKTKTKKEGTK; encoded by the coding sequence ATGAAAATAATGCCAATAATGACAGAAAAATCAATGAAGTTATCTAAAAATAATATTTATACTTTTTGGATGCCTGTAGCATTAACCAAAACAGAAATTAAAAATTTGATTGCTAAGAATTTTAAGGTTGAAGTAGTTGACATCAAAACCGTTAATTATAAAGCTCGCAAACACAGGAATATGAGAGGACAAGAGCAGAAAGTAAAAGCAGCCAAGAAAGCAATTGTAGTTTTGAAAGAAGGACAAAAGCTTGATTTTTTTGAAGAGGAAAAGAAAGTAACAAAGAAAGCTAAAACAAAAACAAAGAAAGAAGGTACAAAATGA
- the rpsC gene encoding 30S ribosomal protein S3 translates to MGQKVNPIGFRTGRFISWKSRWFDEGTDYKNFLVEDVKLREMLMEKLKLAGIETVEIERLPKAIVITLYVARPGVVIGRGGSGIEEIKKQVVALMRTLRGGKAVQTKIDLHVNEIKNPDLSAYLVAGRVISDLERRMPSRRVATKAMEKVMQSGAKGVKIVFAGRVNGADIGRTEAYHVGSVPTQTLRKEIDYAEMPALLKRGYVGVKVWIYKEEK, encoded by the coding sequence ATGGGACAGAAAGTTAATCCAATAGGATTTAGAACAGGAAGATTTATATCCTGGAAATCAAGATGGTTTGATGAGGGAACTGATTATAAGAACTTTTTGGTTGAGGATGTAAAACTACGCGAAATGTTAATGGAAAAATTGAAGCTTGCTGGAATAGAAACCGTTGAAATTGAAAGATTGCCAAAGGCAATTGTTATAACTCTTTATGTAGCAAGACCTGGAGTTGTTATCGGACGAGGCGGAAGCGGAATTGAAGAGATTAAAAAGCAAGTTGTTGCTTTGATGAGAACATTAAGGGGCGGAAAAGCAGTACAAACGAAAATTGATTTACATGTAAATGAAATCAAAAATCCAGATTTGAGCGCTTATTTAGTAGCTGGCAGAGTTATTTCAGATCTTGAACGCCGTATGCCATCAAGAAGAGTTGCTACAAAAGCGATGGAAAAAGTAATGCAATCTGGAGCTAAGGGAGTAAAAATAGTTTTTGCAGGACGTGTTAATGGAGCTGATATCGGACGTACTGAAGCTTATCATGTAGGAAGCGTCCCAACTCAAACATTAAGAAAAGAAATTGATTATGCAGAAATGCCAGCGCTTTTGAAAAGAGGATATGTAGGAGTTAAGGTTTGGATTTATAAGGAGGAAAAATAA
- a CDS encoding type Z 30S ribosomal protein S14, giving the protein MATTAKEVREHKKLKYKVQYRNRCRLCGRSRGYMRKFGICRLCFRELANKGEIPGVRKASW; this is encoded by the coding sequence ATGGCAACAACAGCTAAAGAAGTAAGAGAACATAAAAAATTAAAGTACAAGGTTCAATACAGAAACCGATGTAGGCTTTGTGGCCGAAGCCGTGGTTATATGAGAAAATTCGGAATTTGCAGACTTTGTTTTAGGGAACTTGCCAATAAAGGCGAAATTCCAGGAGTTAGAAAGGCGTCTTGGTAA
- the rpsH gene encoding 30S ribosomal protein S8 has translation MVNYTVGDFLIRVKNAARADRTDLTVNSTKLVKAIAECLKTEGFLSEVSVNEGKLTAKIAISHKKPVLMDLTLISKPGLRVYRNIDELKLRKKGSSILILTTPKGIISNKKAIKENVGGEVIAEIW, from the coding sequence ATGGTAAATTATACAGTTGGAGATTTTTTAATTAGAGTAAAGAATGCAGCAAGAGCTGATCGCACTGATTTAACAGTTAATTCGACAAAGCTTGTAAAAGCAATTGCAGAATGTTTAAAAACTGAAGGATTTTTGAGCGAGGTTTCTGTAAATGAAGGAAAATTAACAGCAAAAATTGCAATTTCTCATAAGAAACCAGTTTTGATGGATCTTACACTTATTTCAAAACCAGGACTACGCGTTTATCGCAATATCGATGAACTAAAACTTAGAAAGAAAGGATCGTCAATATTAATTTTAACGACACCAAAAGGAATTATTTCAAATAAAAAAGCAATTAAAGAGAATGTTGGTGGAGAAGTAATCGCGGAGATTTGGTAA
- the rpsE gene encoding 30S ribosomal protein S5, whose protein sequence is MQNNNRNNNRRNNNFYQAEKEFTETVVQINRISKKTKGGNQMRFAALVVVGDKKGKVGVGLAKAKDVRSAVQKAITAAKRKLIVVPLRGTTVAYEVNVKYGAAKIVLKPAPQGSGIIAGGAIRVVLDAAGVRDASAKILGTKNKISNVYATISALEKISDIVERKNINAK, encoded by the coding sequence ATGCAAAACAATAACCGAAACAACAATAGAAGAAATAATAATTTTTATCAGGCTGAAAAAGAATTTACTGAGACAGTTGTGCAAATAAATAGAATTTCCAAGAAAACAAAAGGCGGAAACCAAATGAGATTTGCAGCTCTTGTAGTTGTTGGAGATAAAAAAGGAAAAGTTGGAGTCGGACTTGCAAAAGCAAAAGACGTGCGTAGTGCAGTCCAAAAAGCTATAACTGCAGCAAAACGTAAATTGATTGTAGTTCCGCTTCGCGGAACAACAGTTGCCTATGAAGTTAATGTGAAATATGGAGCAGCAAAAATAGTTTTGAAGCCGGCACCACAAGGAAGCGGAATTATTGCAGGAGGAGCAATTCGAGTTGTACTTGATGCCGCAGGAGTGCGCGACGCAAGTGCAAAAATTTTGGGAACAAAAAATAAAATTAGTAATGTATATGCGACAATCTCGGCACTTGAGAAAATAAGTGATATTGTAGAAAGGAAAAACATAAATGCAAAATGA
- the rplD gene encoding 50S ribosomal protein L4, translated as MLKVDSYSAKGIKGTTQVNLPKEWEAEANESLLAQAIRVYDDRNHIGLRKAKTRAEVLRTGKKLYSQKGTGGARHGSRRAPVFVGGGVALGPRPVKRELTLSTALKRKAIAVTMTMAVKEKRVIVSDMNFAKTKDANNFIEKVLGKNTKMVTFVIAKDNFKNEKFLRNIEKARVNVFPSINAYDIYFGGNIVLDKAIFGKEEKKGKQISK; from the coding sequence ATGCTTAAAGTAGATTCATATTCAGCAAAAGGAATTAAAGGGACAACACAGGTAAACTTGCCAAAAGAATGGGAAGCTGAAGCAAACGAAAGTTTACTTGCACAAGCAATTCGAGTTTACGATGACCGAAATCATATTGGACTTCGTAAAGCAAAAACTCGAGCTGAAGTTTTAAGAACTGGTAAAAAACTTTACAGCCAGAAAGGAACTGGAGGAGCAAGACATGGATCAAGAAGAGCACCTGTATTTGTTGGCGGAGGAGTCGCTTTAGGACCTCGACCAGTAAAAAGAGAATTAACTTTATCGACAGCTTTGAAGCGAAAAGCAATTGCTGTAACGATGACAATGGCTGTTAAAGAAAAAAGAGTGATAGTAAGTGATATGAATTTTGCTAAGACAAAAGACGCAAATAATTTTATTGAAAAAGTTTTAGGAAAAAATACAAAGATGGTTACTTTTGTAATTGCAAAAGATAACTTTAAAAATGAAAAGTTTTTAAGAAATATAGAAAAAGCACGAGTAAATGTTTTTCCAAGCATTAATGCATATGATATTTATTTTGGAGGAAATATAGTTTTGGACAAAGCAATTTTTGGAAAAGAAGAAAAGAAAGGAAAACAAATAAGCAAATAA
- the rplF gene encoding 50S ribosomal protein L6: protein MSKFAKRPVTIPAGVQIQLDSNKIKVTGAKGNLEREIPETVQVSMKENELSFGSKEKTETKFGRSILGTTKSHVVNMIEGVTNGFNKKLELQGTGYRAEVRGNDLVLTIGFSHPVTFTAPTNVKFVVEKNVVTVEGIDLNTVTQLAANIRRAKEPDPYKGKGIRYLGEVLKLKPGKQAAKTAA from the coding sequence ATGTCAAAATTTGCAAAAAGACCAGTAACAATACCAGCAGGAGTTCAAATTCAATTGGATTCCAATAAGATTAAAGTAACCGGAGCAAAAGGAAATCTTGAAAGAGAAATTCCAGAAACTGTTCAGGTTTCTATGAAAGAAAATGAATTAAGTTTTGGTTCAAAAGAAAAGACAGAAACTAAATTTGGAAGAAGCATACTTGGAACTACAAAAAGCCATGTAGTTAACATGATTGAGGGAGTTACTAATGGATTTAATAAAAAGCTTGAATTGCAAGGAACAGGATACCGCGCGGAAGTAAGAGGAAATGATTTGGTTTTGACAATTGGATTTTCTCACCCAGTTACTTTTACTGCACCAACTAATGTGAAATTTGTAGTAGAAAAAAATGTTGTTACTGTTGAAGGAATTGATCTTAATACAGTTACACAACTTGCAGCAAATATAAGACGTGCAAAAGAACCAGATCCATACAAAGGAAAAGGAATAAGATATTTGGGAGAAGTTTTGAAGTTGAAACCTGGAAAACAGGCAGCAAAGACAGCAGCTTAA
- the rplC gene encoding 50S ribosomal protein L3, with protein MINKVLGIKKEMGATFNEGVRVPVTKVAIENCVVTEVKTQDRDGYWSVQLGVGHKKAKNITKPMKGHLLKTKDAKETPKYLPRFIKEIRTQEEPTEKVGNEIKASDIFVSGDKVSVTGVSKGKGFAGGVKRWHFRGGSKTHGQSDRWRAPGSIGQGTTPGRVYKGKHMAGHMGVEQIKVKGLKIVSVDAEKNEILVSGAIPGTVGGLVILERIGERKEQANA; from the coding sequence ATGATAAATAAAGTCCTTGGAATTAAAAAAGAAATGGGAGCTACTTTTAACGAAGGAGTAAGAGTTCCTGTGACTAAAGTTGCAATTGAAAATTGTGTTGTGACTGAAGTCAAAACACAAGACCGTGACGGCTACTGGTCAGTCCAACTTGGTGTAGGACACAAGAAAGCAAAGAATATTACCAAACCAATGAAAGGCCATCTTCTCAAAACAAAAGACGCAAAAGAAACTCCAAAATATTTACCAAGATTTATTAAAGAAATAAGAACTCAAGAAGAACCTACGGAAAAAGTCGGAAATGAAATAAAAGCTTCCGACATTTTTGTTTCTGGAGATAAGGTTAGCGTTACTGGAGTTTCTAAGGGAAAAGGGTTTGCTGGAGGAGTTAAAAGGTGGCACTTTAGAGGAGGAAGCAAGACTCATGGACAATCAGACCGTTGGAGAGCACCAGGATCAATTGGACAAGGAACAACTCCAGGAAGAGTTTATAAAGGCAAACACATGGCAGGACACATGGGAGTAGAACAAATAAAAGTTAAAGGACTCAAAATAGTTTCAGTTGATGCAGAAAAGAATGAAATACTTGTAAGCGGAGCAATTCCAGGAACAGTCGGAGGTTTAGTAATTCTTGAAAGAATTGGAGAAAGAAAGGAACAAGCAAATGCTTAA
- the rplX gene encoding 50S ribosomal protein L24: MFKFKKGDEVKITAGKDKGKTGKIEQVMPKKSAVLVPGVNIYKKHVKAQLTADGKGGVYELSRPLTLGKIALICPNCKKITRVGVKIVDGKKVRICRKCGKTI; the protein is encoded by the coding sequence ATGTTTAAATTTAAAAAAGGAGACGAAGTTAAAATTACAGCTGGAAAAGATAAAGGAAAGACGGGAAAAATTGAACAAGTAATGCCAAAAAAATCTGCTGTCTTAGTTCCTGGAGTAAATATTTACAAGAAACATGTTAAAGCGCAGCTTACAGCTGACGGAAAAGGTGGAGTTTATGAACTTTCCAGACCTTTAACACTTGGAAAAATTGCTTTAATTTGCCCAAATTGTAAAAAAATTACAAGAGTTGGAGTAAAGATTGTTGATGGTAAGAAGGTTCGAATTTGTAGAAAGTGCGGGAAAACTATATGA
- the rplP gene encoding 50S ribosomal protein L16 — MLQPKRSKYRKAFRGRRRGLSSRGSTLAFGEFGIKALEHSWMSAAQMEAVRRTVTGDMKRKGRVWLRVFPDKPVTARAAGQRMGSGKGEIDRYVMVVRPGRMILEVAGVDELTARKALRGATYKMPFKSRIIAKGEL, encoded by the coding sequence ATGTTACAGCCAAAAAGAAGTAAATATCGAAAAGCATTTAGAGGAAGAAGAAGAGGATTATCCTCAAGAGGATCGACACTTGCTTTTGGAGAATTTGGAATTAAAGCATTAGAACATTCTTGGATGAGTGCAGCACAGATGGAAGCAGTAAGGCGCACTGTAACAGGAGATATGAAGAGAAAAGGAAGAGTATGGTTAAGAGTCTTTCCTGATAAGCCAGTTACTGCACGCGCTGCAGGACAACGTATGGGAAGCGGAAAAGGAGAGATTGACAGGTATGTTATGGTTGTAAGACCAGGAAGAATGATTTTGGAAGTTGCAGGAGTTGATGAATTAACAGCACGCAAAGCTTTAAGAGGCGCAACTTATAAAATGCCTTTTAAATCAAGAATTATTGCGAAGGGAGAACTTTAA
- the rplV gene encoding 50S ribosomal protein L22, whose protein sequence is MAEYIATQKFLRMSPKKIRIVVDAVKKMKPTQAVEVLLYVNKRASEPVQKTIKTAIANARMQGANVEELVFKEIQIGQGPTLKRGMAAPRGRYHPIMKRMSHIRVVLQTKPVEVKKLEEKKVEEPKKEVKKTVKKGKK, encoded by the coding sequence ATGGCAGAATATATAGCAACACAAAAATTTTTAAGAATGAGTCCTAAGAAAATTAGGATAGTAGTTGATGCAGTTAAAAAGATGAAACCAACCCAAGCTGTTGAAGTCTTGCTTTATGTAAATAAAAGAGCAAGCGAGCCTGTACAAAAAACTATAAAGACAGCAATTGCCAATGCACGAATGCAGGGAGCAAATGTTGAGGAATTGGTTTTTAAAGAGATACAAATTGGACAAGGGCCAACACTTAAGCGAGGTATGGCAGCTCCTCGCGGACGATATCATCCGATTATGAAACGCATGAGCCATATTCGAGTCGTGTTGCAAACAAAGCCAGTTGAAGTTAAGAAATTGGAAGAGAAAAAAGTTGAAGAGCCAAAGAAAGAAGTTAAGAAAACAGTAAAGAAAGGAAAAAAATAA
- the rplN gene encoding 50S ribosomal protein L14, producing MIYLRTVLNPADNSGAKKLMVMGVPGRLGKKAHLGQVVKCVVHGADSAGVVLDQEKVNVVIVRTHKETRRADGTYVRFDDNAGVVIDKDGLPRGTRILGPIAREVKEAGYTKIASLAREVI from the coding sequence ATGATATATCTAAGAACAGTTTTAAATCCAGCTGACAATAGCGGTGCTAAAAAATTAATGGTAATGGGAGTTCCTGGAAGACTTGGAAAGAAAGCTCATTTAGGACAAGTTGTGAAATGTGTTGTCCATGGAGCTGATTCTGCCGGAGTGGTTCTTGATCAGGAAAAAGTAAATGTTGTGATTGTACGAACACACAAAGAAACAAGAAGAGCTGATGGGACTTATGTACGATTTGATGATAATGCAGGGGTTGTTATTGATAAAGACGGATTACCAAGAGGGACTAGAATTTTGGGGCCTATTGCAAGAGAAGTTAAAGAAGCTGGATATACAAAAATTGCATCTTTAGCAAGGGAGGTTATTTAA